A single genomic interval of bacterium HR17 harbors:
- the lpxD gene encoding UDP-3-O-acylglucosamine N-acyltransferase, translated as MGVQLREPVTLQALAELVGGTIVGDPQVVLTGISEPDQAAQGDVVFAWTKQHAESAFAGLATAVVAAPAFVRAGKPCVVVDNPRWALAVVLEHLFPPAPLPALISPKATVEDGVQLGEGVFVGDFAFIGAGSVIGAGTAVFPHAYIGRQVRVGAQCRIHPFAVLHDRVVVGDRVVIHAGAVIGREGFGFVWDGAGFRRIPQVGIVVLEDDVEVGAHVCIDRATLSETRVGRGTKIDNLVQIAHNCRLGAHCIIAGQTGLAGGVVVGDGVMMGGQVGVADHVRIGEGAQLAAKSGLMTDAPPQSRWGGYPARPHREWLRVEAALAELPDALRLLRQLVQRVEALERRSG; from the coding sequence ATGGGCGTGCAGTTGCGTGAGCCGGTGACTTTGCAAGCGTTAGCCGAATTGGTCGGCGGCACGATTGTCGGCGACCCTCAAGTGGTCTTGACGGGCATCAGCGAGCCAGACCAAGCGGCGCAAGGCGATGTGGTCTTTGCGTGGACGAAACAACACGCCGAGTCGGCGTTTGCTGGATTGGCAACGGCTGTTGTCGCCGCCCCTGCGTTCGTCCGAGCGGGCAAACCGTGCGTGGTCGTGGACAACCCGCGCTGGGCTTTAGCGGTCGTGTTAGAGCATCTGTTCCCGCCTGCGCCGTTGCCCGCGTTGATTAGCCCGAAGGCGACAGTGGAAGACGGTGTCCAGTTAGGGGAAGGTGTATTTGTGGGTGATTTTGCGTTCATCGGTGCCGGCAGCGTTATCGGTGCGGGGACAGCCGTGTTTCCCCACGCTTACATCGGACGGCAAGTGCGGGTCGGCGCTCAATGTCGCATTCACCCCTTTGCCGTTTTGCACGACAGAGTGGTCGTGGGCGACCGCGTCGTCATCCATGCAGGCGCCGTCATCGGGCGGGAAGGGTTCGGGTTCGTTTGGGACGGTGCAGGGTTTCGGCGCATCCCTCAGGTGGGCATTGTCGTTTTGGAAGACGATGTGGAAGTAGGCGCCCATGTTTGCATTGACCGCGCGACTTTGAGCGAAACGCGTGTCGGGCGCGGCACGAAAATTGATAATTTGGTCCAAATCGCCCACAACTGTCGGCTCGGCGCCCATTGCATCATCGCCGGTCAGACAGGTTTAGCCGGCGGGGTAGTGGTTGGCGACGGGGTGATGATGGGAGGGCAGGTCGGGGTCGCCGATCATGTCCGCATCGGCGAAGGCGCTCAACTCGCCGCCAAAAGCGGGTTAATGACCGATGCACCCCCGCAAAGCCGTTGGGGCGGTTACCCCGCCCGCCCGCACCGCGAGTGGTTGCGCGTTGAAGCGGCGCTTGCTGAACTGCCCGACGCTTTGCGGCTGCTGCGGCAGCTAGTGCAACGCGTGGAAGCATTGGAGCGTCGCAGCGGA
- the bamA gene encoding Outer membrane protein assembly factor BamA, which produces MGRWIALFACCAQLLVSLAANAQEIEGREVAEVRIEGNQHVPTESILLVMETKPGRPFSIARLEQDLHAIDDMGFFAKEPVALPMLTPEGRIIVVVRVFENPVVKDIQFQGNTAIPADRLRALMRTQVGSVLNIRTLQRDLQRLQDFYLDSGYVAQIGAPDIRPDGTVVVPVQELKVVSVKVDLGQKPKTKEKVVWREINLRPGQLFNRRTVEEDRRRLFMLDIFEEVNVEPREATDPKTGEPGVEVVYRIKEKRTGLANAGLGYSSRNEIVGFVAVQDTNFRGTGQHLRLMVEFFDRKGFDFYYYRPWVDSKRTGVAVNIFDRSFFREPTAAIALTGGGTLDENVLFSEDRRGLRLSARRPKGDYLWNELKLRLERVRFTQHQIVNGEIEQGPKSDQGWVSGIAFSRLWDTRDFPFDPSHGTYLEGELELAPQLLGGSRTFAKLTLDWRRYVPKGRTTVLATRLLLGTSVGALPVFENFFVGGAETLRGYTIDRFVGRHMIVLNAELRRRFRRELQGVLFVDIGDAFGGPNSLDLKDGTPSPRTSPRLKIGYGVGVRFITPFGPLRFDFGFGEEGHRTHFSVGAAF; this is translated from the coding sequence ATGGGACGCTGGATCGCTTTGTTCGCCTGTTGTGCGCAATTGCTGGTGTCTCTTGCGGCAAACGCTCAGGAAATAGAGGGACGAGAAGTCGCTGAGGTGCGCATAGAGGGCAACCAACATGTCCCTACGGAGAGCATCTTGCTGGTCATGGAGACCAAGCCGGGGCGCCCGTTTTCCATCGCACGGTTGGAACAGGATTTGCATGCGATTGATGACATGGGGTTTTTTGCCAAGGAACCGGTCGCCTTGCCCATGTTGACCCCCGAAGGGCGCATCATCGTCGTCGTTCGCGTCTTTGAAAATCCCGTCGTAAAGGACATCCAGTTCCAAGGCAACACAGCAATCCCTGCCGACCGACTGAGGGCGTTGATGCGCACACAAGTCGGCAGTGTGTTGAACATCCGCACGCTCCAGCGGGATCTGCAGCGGTTGCAGGATTTTTATTTAGACAGCGGCTATGTCGCCCAAATCGGTGCGCCCGATATCCGCCCCGATGGCACCGTCGTGGTTCCCGTGCAGGAGTTAAAGGTCGTCAGCGTGAAGGTGGATTTGGGGCAAAAACCCAAGACAAAAGAAAAAGTCGTGTGGCGCGAGATTAACTTGCGACCGGGACAGTTGTTCAATCGCCGCACCGTTGAGGAAGACCGGCGCCGACTGTTCATGTTGGACATCTTTGAAGAGGTCAATGTGGAACCGCGTGAAGCGACCGACCCCAAAACGGGGGAACCGGGCGTTGAAGTTGTTTACCGCATCAAAGAGAAACGCACAGGGTTAGCCAACGCGGGTCTGGGTTACAGTTCCCGCAACGAAATCGTGGGGTTCGTCGCCGTGCAAGACACAAATTTTCGGGGCACCGGGCAGCATTTGCGATTGATGGTGGAATTTTTTGACCGCAAGGGCTTTGATTTCTACTACTACCGCCCGTGGGTGGACAGTAAGCGGACGGGCGTTGCCGTCAACATTTTTGACCGCAGTTTTTTCCGTGAACCGACTGCCGCCATCGCTTTAACAGGCGGCGGCACATTGGACGAGAATGTCCTGTTCTCCGAAGACCGACGCGGTCTCCGTTTGAGCGCCCGCCGCCCGAAAGGCGATTATCTTTGGAACGAACTGAAACTTCGTTTGGAGCGGGTGAGGTTTACGCAGCACCAAATTGTCAACGGCGAAATTGAGCAGGGACCAAAGTCAGACCAAGGATGGGTTTCGGGCATTGCGTTCAGCCGCCTCTGGGACACGCGCGATTTCCCCTTTGACCCCTCGCATGGCACCTACTTGGAAGGCGAGTTAGAACTGGCACCGCAGCTTTTGGGTGGCTCCCGCACTTTTGCCAAACTGACACTGGACTGGCGCCGCTATGTCCCTAAGGGACGGACGACGGTGTTGGCGACACGGCTGTTGTTAGGCACTTCGGTCGGTGCGTTGCCCGTCTTTGAAAACTTTTTCGTCGGCGGTGCGGAGACATTGCGCGGTTACACGATTGACCGTTTCGTCGGACGCCACATGATCGTGCTGAACGCCGAATTGCGGCGCCGGTTCCGCCGGGAGTTGCAGGGCGTTTTGTTCGTGGACATCGGTGACGCGTTCGGTGGTCCTAACTCGCTGGACTTGAAGGATGGCACACCGTCCCCCCGCACCAGCCCTCGCCTCAAAATCGGCTACGGTGTCGGTGTGCGTTTTATCACGCCGTTCGGGCCGCTGCGTTTTGACTTCGGCTTCGGCGAGGAGGGGCACCGCACCCACTTCAGCGTCGGTGCCGCCTTCTAA
- the rpoE_5 gene encoding ECF RNA polymerase sigma-E factor: protein MVVRRNNREQRRRDRGPVDAPTVNKPPFDEVVDRYYDNVYNLAFRLMGDYEEARDLTQEVFIHAFQAYDRFRGDAQVFTWLYRITVNLWKNRIKQLQREREHRWEVLPPDELDEEDEDAEPFEWEDTRLSPERLLEQKELSEAIQRAIDELPEDQRAALVLCDIEGLSYKEIAQMLGCSVEAVKSRLFRARSTLRKKLRPFLER from the coding sequence ATGGTCGTGCGACGCAACAATCGGGAACAGCGACGACGCGACCGAGGTCCGGTGGACGCGCCGACAGTCAACAAACCGCCTTTTGATGAGGTGGTAGACCGTTACTACGACAATGTCTACAACCTCGCGTTTCGGCTGATGGGCGATTACGAAGAGGCGCGAGATTTGACCCAAGAGGTGTTCATTCACGCCTTTCAGGCTTACGACCGGTTTCGGGGCGATGCCCAAGTGTTCACTTGGCTCTACCGCATCACCGTCAACTTGTGGAAAAACCGTATCAAACAGTTACAACGCGAACGCGAGCACCGATGGGAGGTCCTGCCGCCGGACGAACTGGACGAGGAAGACGAAGACGCCGAGCCGTTTGAGTGGGAAGACACCCGCTTATCGCCCGAGCGGTTGCTGGAACAGAAAGAATTGTCCGAAGCCATCCAAAGAGCCATTGACGAGTTGCCCGAAGACCAACGGGCAGCGTTAGTTTTGTGTGACATAGAAGGGTTAAGTTACAAGGAGATCGCTCAGATGTTAGGGTGCTCGGTGGAGGCGGTGAAATCGCGGCTTTTTCGCGCTCGTTCCACGCTGCGCAAGAAACTGCGCCCATTTTTGGAGCGGTGA
- the lipA2 gene encoding Lipoyl synthase 2 — MALRGNPPLPEWLKTKLPKRRFAEPLRSELERQGIHTVCQSARCPNIGECFARGTATFMLLGETCTRSCRFCAVVTGRGEPVDPFEPLKVAAMVRKLGLRHAVITSVARDDLPDQGATQFAKTVRAIKTLCPTTTVEVLTPDFKARKDLIALVVDAQPEVYNHNVETVPRLQKLLRPQAGYERSLRVLEIVKELQPTLLTKSGLMVGLGERMDEVVGVLKDLRQVGCDIVTIGQYLRPTLRHLPVVRYVPPDEFAELERIGYALGFRFVFAGPFVRSSYLADLALDGNLVAAP; from the coding sequence ATGGCGCTGCGGGGTAATCCGCCGTTGCCCGAATGGCTTAAAACGAAGTTGCCCAAACGCCGTTTCGCTGAACCGTTGCGATCGGAGTTAGAGCGGCAGGGCATCCACACCGTCTGCCAGAGTGCCCGTTGCCCCAACATCGGCGAATGTTTTGCGCGGGGCACGGCGACTTTCATGTTGCTGGGGGAGACATGCACCCGTAGTTGCCGCTTCTGTGCGGTGGTGACGGGGCGGGGCGAACCCGTTGACCCCTTTGAGCCGTTGAAAGTGGCGGCGATGGTGCGCAAGTTGGGGTTGCGCCACGCCGTCATCACTTCCGTCGCCCGCGACGATTTGCCCGACCAAGGGGCGACGCAGTTCGCCAAAACGGTGCGCGCCATCAAAACGCTCTGCCCGACGACAACGGTGGAAGTGCTCACGCCCGATTTCAAAGCCCGCAAGGATTTGATCGCCCTCGTCGTGGACGCGCAGCCTGAAGTTTACAACCACAATGTGGAGACTGTGCCCCGCTTACAAAAACTGCTCCGTCCGCAAGCGGGTTACGAGCGGAGTTTGCGGGTGCTGGAAATCGTCAAGGAATTGCAACCGACGCTGCTGACCAAATCGGGGCTGATGGTCGGGTTGGGTGAACGCATGGACGAAGTGGTGGGTGTGCTCAAAGATTTGCGGCAGGTCGGCTGCGACATCGTGACCATCGGGCAATACTTGCGCCCGACGCTGCGGCATTTGCCGGTCGTCCGATATGTGCCGCCGGATGAGTTTGCCGAACTGGAGCGCATCGGCTACGCGTTGGGGTTTCGCTTTGTGTTCGCGGGACCGTTCGTCCGCAGTTCCTACTTGGCAGACTTGGCGCTGGACGGCAACCTTGTCGCTGCACCGTGA
- the iolG_9 gene encoding Inositol 2-dehydrogenase gives MADEQREREGCSRRAFLKTALATTVMGVTVPFVHAQGSDKLRVGVIGCGGRGTGAAIDCANADPAVEIYALGDLFPDRLQGSFNRLKEQLKDRCNVTPDRCFTGFDNYKGVINSGVDIVILATPPAFRPVHFRAAVEAGKHIFMEKPVAVCPAGVRVMLQYAEIARQKRLTVVAGTQRRHDFGYRETVKRLHDGVIGDIVAAYCYWNQGGLWSVQKRPEMSDVEWQIRNWLYFTWLSGDHIVEQHVHNLDVINWVLRAHPVKAMGVGGRQARTAPVYGNIYDHFAIEFEYPNGVRVLSMCRQIDGCANRVGEHVVGTHGVANPAGWIRTRDGQQWRYDGQRPNPYVQEHVHLIQSLRGDGPYINEAAQVTESTLTAIMGRMAAYTGQEVTWEQALNSQENYLQRVEQLNAFGPMPVDPVAVPGRTRLI, from the coding sequence ATGGCGGACGAACAACGGGAGCGGGAAGGTTGCAGCCGTCGGGCGTTTCTCAAGACGGCGCTGGCGACGACGGTCATGGGCGTCACCGTTCCCTTCGTGCACGCGCAAGGTTCGGACAAATTGCGCGTCGGCGTCATCGGCTGTGGCGGGCGCGGCACGGGCGCTGCCATTGATTGCGCCAACGCCGACCCTGCTGTGGAAATTTACGCGCTGGGTGATTTGTTCCCTGACCGCTTACAAGGTTCCTTCAATCGCCTTAAAGAACAGTTGAAAGACCGCTGCAATGTCACGCCTGACCGTTGCTTCACAGGCTTTGACAACTACAAAGGTGTCATCAACAGCGGCGTGGACATCGTGATTTTGGCGACGCCGCCGGCGTTCCGTCCCGTGCATTTCCGTGCCGCCGTTGAAGCGGGTAAACACATTTTCATGGAGAAGCCCGTCGCTGTTTGCCCCGCAGGTGTGCGGGTGATGTTGCAGTATGCCGAAATCGCTCGGCAAAAGAGGCTCACGGTCGTCGCTGGCACGCAGCGCCGCCACGATTTCGGCTACCGCGAAACTGTCAAGCGGTTGCACGACGGCGTTATCGGCGACATCGTGGCAGCCTATTGCTACTGGAACCAAGGCGGGTTGTGGTCGGTGCAGAAGCGCCCTGAGATGAGCGATGTGGAGTGGCAAATCCGCAACTGGCTCTATTTCACTTGGTTGTCAGGTGACCACATCGTGGAGCAGCATGTGCACAACCTAGACGTCATCAACTGGGTGCTGCGGGCGCATCCGGTCAAAGCGATGGGCGTGGGCGGTCGGCAAGCCCGCACCGCGCCCGTTTACGGCAACATCTACGACCACTTCGCGATTGAGTTTGAGTATCCCAACGGCGTGCGGGTGTTGAGTATGTGCCGGCAGATTGACGGTTGCGCCAACCGCGTCGGCGAGCATGTCGTCGGTACCCACGGCGTTGCCAATCCTGCCGGCTGGATCCGCACCCGTGACGGGCAACAGTGGCGCTACGACGGTCAACGCCCCAACCCGTATGTGCAAGAGCATGTGCACCTCATTCAGAGCCTGCGGGGCGATGGTCCCTACATCAACGAAGCGGCACAAGTCACCGAAAGCACGCTGACCGCCATCATGGGGCGCATGGCGGCTTACACGGGGCAAGAAGTCACTTGGGAGCAAGCCCTCAATTCGCAGGAAAACTACCTGCAACGGGTGGAGCAGCTCAACGCCTTCGGTCCGATGCCCGTTGACCCCGTCGCCGTGCCGGGGCGAACGCGGCTTATTTGA
- the apbE_2 gene encoding FAD:protein FMN transferase — MVRCRIAIIASLCGLPLAVLSAPATTRQRFEFRKVLMGVECRLVLYAPDAPRAREAGAAAFDRIAALDAVMSDYRPDSELMRLCAVGHHAPTKVSPDLFTVLRTALDIAQASDGAFDITVGPFARLWRQARQTRQLPTPSELADARTKVGWQKICLDPEKQTVRLAVAGMQLDLGGIAKGYAVDCALQVLQRFGVAQAMVEFGGDIRLGDPPPHRAGWRIRLPEGAQPAVMELARCAVSTSGTTEQFVDINGQRYAHIIDPRTGLGLTRLTVATVVADCGLLSDPLATAVCVLGREKGEQLVRRYNARIVFFRQAP; from the coding sequence GTGGTGCGATGCCGCATTGCAATCATCGCCTCGCTGTGTGGGCTGCCTCTCGCGGTGTTGAGCGCGCCGGCGACAACACGGCAACGGTTTGAGTTTCGCAAGGTGCTGATGGGTGTGGAGTGTCGCCTCGTCCTTTACGCCCCCGACGCACCCCGCGCCCGCGAAGCCGGCGCCGCCGCTTTTGACCGCATCGCCGCACTGGACGCCGTCATGAGCGACTACCGCCCTGACAGCGAACTGATGCGGTTGTGTGCCGTCGGGCACCACGCACCCACAAAAGTTAGCCCCGATTTGTTCACGGTGTTGCGCACGGCGCTGGACATCGCTCAAGCGAGCGATGGGGCTTTTGACATCACCGTCGGTCCGTTCGCGCGGTTGTGGCGACAAGCGCGCCAAACGCGTCAACTGCCGACACCGTCGGAACTCGCGGACGCCCGCACCAAAGTCGGTTGGCAAAAAATTTGCCTTGACCCTGAAAAGCAAACGGTGCGTCTCGCCGTTGCGGGCATGCAATTGGATTTGGGCGGCATCGCCAAAGGCTATGCCGTTGATTGCGCTTTGCAAGTGCTGCAACGGTTTGGCGTGGCGCAAGCGATGGTGGAATTTGGTGGCGACATCCGCTTGGGCGACCCGCCACCGCATCGTGCGGGATGGCGCATCCGGTTGCCCGAAGGGGCGCAACCTGCCGTCATGGAACTTGCCCGATGCGCCGTCTCCACTTCAGGCACAACGGAGCAATTTGTGGACATCAACGGACAGCGTTACGCTCACATCATTGACCCGCGCACGGGGTTAGGCTTGACGCGCTTAACGGTAGCGACAGTCGTCGCCGATTGCGGGCTCCTTTCCGACCCGCTGGCGACAGCGGTGTGCGTGTTGGGGCGCGAAAAGGGTGAACAACTCGTCCGCCGCTACAACGCCCGCATCGTTTTCTTCCGCCAAGCCCCGTAG
- the nuoH_1 gene encoding NADH-quinone oxidoreductase subunit H, whose protein sequence is MTVSDIGWSVLKLLIILGCVMAVVPFIIWAERRFIAFMQDRYGPNRVGPAGLLQSIADGIKLLFKEEIVPAGADKAVYFLAPMLTMVPALCAFAVIPFGPDAQVVDINVGVLYILGLGSLAVYGIVLAGWASNSKYALLGGLRSAAQMLSYELGVGLAVVVVVMMTGTLSLRGIVEVQSSPLTFWWFGREVVIPFLPNWLVFKPLAWPALAMFLVGAFAETNRPPFDLPEAEGELVAGYHTEYTGMKFAMFFLGEYANVVTASAMVTTLFLGGWSPIVWVRGSGILPPLVWFLLKLVALLFVFIWARATLPRIRYDQLMQLGWKTLLPIGMANIAALGLWDALVVLNR, encoded by the coding sequence GTGACGGTCAGCGACATCGGTTGGTCGGTGTTGAAGTTGCTCATTATTTTGGGTTGCGTCATGGCGGTCGTGCCCTTCATCATTTGGGCGGAGCGCCGCTTTATCGCGTTCATGCAAGACCGTTACGGACCCAACCGCGTCGGTCCAGCGGGCTTGTTGCAGAGCATCGCCGATGGTATCAAGTTGCTGTTCAAGGAAGAGATTGTGCCCGCTGGTGCAGACAAAGCCGTTTACTTTCTGGCGCCGATGCTGACGATGGTGCCGGCGTTGTGCGCCTTCGCCGTCATCCCCTTTGGACCTGACGCGCAAGTCGTAGACATCAATGTCGGCGTCCTTTACATCTTGGGCTTGGGCAGTTTGGCGGTTTACGGCATCGTGTTAGCTGGCTGGGCGTCCAACAGCAAGTATGCGTTGCTGGGCGGGTTGCGCAGTGCGGCGCAAATGCTCAGTTACGAGTTGGGTGTCGGGTTAGCCGTCGTTGTCGTCGTGATGATGACAGGGACACTGAGTTTGCGGGGCATCGTGGAGGTTCAAAGCAGCCCGCTGACTTTTTGGTGGTTCGGGCGTGAGGTGGTCATCCCCTTTTTGCCCAACTGGTTGGTGTTCAAGCCGTTGGCTTGGCCGGCACTGGCGATGTTCCTTGTCGGGGCGTTTGCCGAGACAAACCGACCGCCTTTTGACTTGCCCGAAGCCGAAGGGGAATTGGTCGCAGGCTACCACACGGAATACACGGGCATGAAGTTCGCCATGTTCTTTTTGGGCGAATACGCCAATGTCGTCACCGCCAGCGCGATGGTCACGACGCTGTTTTTGGGCGGATGGAGCCCCATCGTTTGGGTCAGAGGGTCGGGCATCTTACCCCCGTTGGTGTGGTTCCTGCTGAAATTGGTGGCGCTGCTGTTCGTGTTCATCTGGGCGCGGGCGACGCTCCCCCGCATCCGTTACGACCAACTCATGCAACTGGGTTGGAAAACCCTTTTGCCCATCGGCATGGCAAACATCGCCGCGTTGGGGCTGTGGGACGCATTGGTCGTGCTGAACCGCTGA